A genomic window from Alkalihalobacillus sp. AL-G includes:
- a CDS encoding ABC transporter permease: MLFIFIIKRLLFMLLSLLIIITATFGLMRAAPGGPFTGEKELPPAIKENLNAFYGLDQPWYMQYFDYLVSIAQWDFGPSFTYKGQTVNDFINDGFPVSFLLGMEAIFIAVAIGILLGTVAALRHNRWQDYGAMVIAVLGISVPSFIMASILQYYLAMKLNLFPVARWDTFMHSVLPALALASTPLAFIARLTRSSMLEVLSNDYIKTAKSKGLSGQVIVWRHTIRNALMPVVSYMGPLVSAILTGSFVIEKIFGIPGLGMHFVTSITNRDYTVIMGVTVFFSILLLVSILLVDIAYGLIDPRIEIAGKKGE; this comes from the coding sequence ATGTTGTTTATTTTTATTATAAAACGCCTGCTATTTATGCTCTTATCGCTACTCATCATCATTACTGCCACATTTGGATTGATGAGAGCTGCACCTGGTGGTCCTTTTACAGGTGAAAAAGAACTTCCGCCTGCTATTAAGGAGAACTTGAATGCCTTTTATGGCTTGGATCAACCGTGGTATATGCAGTACTTTGATTATCTTGTATCTATTGCTCAATGGGATTTTGGACCTTCCTTTACCTACAAAGGCCAAACCGTAAATGATTTCATCAATGACGGTTTCCCTGTTTCATTCTTGTTAGGAATGGAAGCTATCTTTATCGCCGTTGCAATCGGAATATTGTTAGGTACGGTCGCAGCATTGAGGCACAACAGATGGCAAGACTATGGGGCGATGGTCATTGCTGTTCTCGGTATATCCGTACCAAGCTTTATCATGGCTTCAATTTTACAATATTACCTGGCTATGAAATTAAATCTTTTCCCTGTTGCACGATGGGATACGTTTATGCACTCCGTTTTACCTGCACTTGCACTTGCCTCTACTCCGCTGGCATTCATTGCTCGTTTGACTCGTTCAAGCATGCTAGAAGTATTAAGCAATGATTATATAAAGACAGCGAAGTCAAAAGGATTAAGTGGCCAAGTTATCGTTTGGCGCCATACGATTCGAAACGCATTAATGCCTGTTGTTTCTTATATGGGTCCACTCGTTTCAGCGATTTTGACCGGAAGTTTCGTTATCGAAAAAATTTTCGGCATCCCTGGACTAGGAATGCACTTTGTAACAAGTATTACAAACCGTGATTATACAGTCATCATGGGGGTCACTGTTTTTTTCAGTATTCTATTATTAGTTTCTATTCTCCTAGTTGACATAGCCTATGGTTTAATAGACCCGCGCATAGAGATAGCTGGTAAGAAGGGGGAGTAA
- a CDS encoding ABC transporter permease, which produces MQHEQLKTEEIPKDYLTFVQAGENEAEKITRPSISFWQDVWMRFRKNKLAMSGVVLLFLLLIAAIIGPMLTPYDYRTTNLQGTNLPPSAEHWFGTDNLGRDMFTRTWEGARISLFIGFSAAIIDLFIGVLWGGVSGFKGGKTDEVMMRGADILWAVPYLLLVILLMVVLEPGLTTMIIAMTITGWINMARIVRGQVLQLKGQEFVLASQTLGATTNRIMFRHLIPNTMGPILITMTLTVPTAIFTEAFLSYLGLGVPAPLASWGTMASEGLPAMRYFPWRLFFPATFICLTIFAFNVIGDGMRDALDPKLRK; this is translated from the coding sequence ATGCAACATGAGCAGTTGAAAACCGAAGAGATTCCTAAGGATTATTTAACATTTGTTCAAGCTGGTGAAAATGAAGCAGAAAAAATCACCCGCCCAAGCATTTCATTTTGGCAGGACGTTTGGATGAGATTTCGTAAAAATAAGCTGGCGATGTCCGGAGTGGTGCTTTTATTTCTTCTTTTGATCGCGGCAATTATCGGTCCGATGTTAACTCCCTATGATTATAGGACGACCAATTTACAAGGAACAAATCTGCCTCCGTCTGCTGAGCACTGGTTCGGTACTGATAATCTTGGACGAGATATGTTTACACGCACTTGGGAAGGTGCACGTATCTCTTTATTTATAGGTTTTTCGGCAGCGATAATTGATTTGTTTATCGGTGTATTATGGGGAGGCGTTTCCGGATTTAAAGGTGGCAAGACAGACGAGGTGATGATGCGTGGAGCCGATATCTTATGGGCTGTCCCTTACTTATTGCTTGTCATTTTATTAATGGTCGTACTCGAACCAGGACTGACCACCATGATTATTGCGATGACAATTACAGGATGGATTAACATGGCCCGTATTGTCCGTGGACAAGTCTTACAATTAAAAGGGCAAGAATTTGTCTTAGCCTCACAAACATTAGGAGCAACTACGAACCGAATTATGTTTCGCCACTTGATTCCGAATACGATGGGGCCAATTTTAATCACAATGACATTAACCGTTCCGACCGCAATATTCACAGAGGCATTCTTAAGCTATCTTGGTCTTGGTGTTCCTGCACCATTAGCCAGTTGGGGCACAATGGCAAGTGAGGGACTTCCGGCAATGAGGTATTTTCCATGGAGACTCTTTTTTCCGGCAACCTTTATTTGTTTAACAATCTTTGCATTTAATGTAATCGGTGATGGCATGCGAGACGCACTTGATCCGAAACTGCGTAAATAA
- a CDS encoding ABC transporter ATP-binding protein, which produces MDKILEVKDLEISFYTHAGEVKAVRGLNFDVKKGETLAIVGESGSGKSVATQSILKLIPMPPGKFVNGSILFQGVDLVPKTDAEMEKIRGNDIGMIFQDPMTSLNPTMKIGRQIIEGLIKHHKVSQSEAKKRAIQLLDKVGIPMPEKRVNQYPHEFSGGMRQRAMIAIALATKPKLLIADEPTTALDVTIQAQILELMKELQSEMESSIIFITHDLGVVANVADRVAVMYAGQIIETGTVDEIFYNPQHPYTWGLLASMPDLTAEDEKLTAIPGSPPDLVNPPKGDAFAIRSPYAMKIDFEMEPPMFKVSETHYAKTWLLHKDAPKVEPPEAVKKRMMIFKEKSIGKEGELHGEF; this is translated from the coding sequence GTGGATAAAATACTTGAGGTCAAAGATTTGGAAATCTCATTCTATACTCATGCCGGTGAAGTTAAAGCAGTTCGCGGCTTGAATTTCGATGTTAAAAAGGGCGAAACCCTAGCAATCGTTGGGGAGTCCGGATCTGGGAAAAGCGTAGCTACACAGTCGATTTTAAAGCTCATTCCAATGCCTCCAGGAAAGTTTGTTAATGGTTCAATTCTATTTCAGGGTGTTGACCTTGTTCCAAAAACAGATGCAGAAATGGAAAAAATACGGGGTAATGACATCGGAATGATTTTTCAAGATCCAATGACATCGTTAAACCCAACTATGAAAATTGGTCGACAAATTATAGAAGGTTTGATTAAACACCATAAAGTATCTCAGTCAGAAGCAAAAAAGCGTGCAATCCAGCTTCTTGATAAAGTTGGCATCCCGATGCCTGAGAAACGGGTTAACCAATACCCACATGAATTTTCAGGAGGGATGAGGCAGCGGGCCATGATTGCCATCGCATTAGCCACGAAACCTAAACTATTGATTGCAGATGAACCGACAACTGCTTTGGACGTGACAATTCAAGCCCAAATCCTTGAATTGATGAAGGAGCTGCAATCGGAAATGGAGTCATCCATCATCTTTATCACACATGATCTTGGGGTCGTTGCTAATGTTGCGGATCGAGTAGCGGTAATGTATGCCGGACAAATTATTGAAACTGGGACTGTAGATGAAATTTTTTATAATCCACAACATCCATATACGTGGGGACTTCTAGCTTCAATGCCTGACCTTACCGCTGAGGATGAAAAGTTAACTGCTATTCCAGGTTCACCACCTGATCTGGTTAACCCGCCAAAAGGCGATGCATTTGCGATTAGAAGTCCATACGCAATGAAAATTGATTTTGAGATGGAACCCCCGATGTTTAAAGTTTCAGAAACTCATTATGCAAAAACGTGGCTTCTCCATAAAGACGCACCTAAAGTTGAGCCTCCAGAAGCTGTGAAAAAACGCATGATGATTTTTAAAGAAAAATCCATCGGCAAAGAAGGTGAGTTGCATGGAGAATTCTAA
- a CDS encoding ABC transporter ATP-binding protein — protein sequence MENSKEKLVEIKNLVKYFNSNKGVVKAVDNVNFDIYKGETFGLVGESGSGKSTTGRTIIKLYEATGGQVLFRGNDVHERKSKKELLKLNRKMQMIFQDPYASLNPRMIVADIIAEGIDIHNLAKNKTERMAKVYELLETVGLNREHANRYPHEFSGGQRQRIGIARALAVEPEFIIADEPISALDVSIQAQVVNLMKELQKEKGLTYLFIAHDLSMVKYISDRIGVMYNGKIVELATSEELYKNPIHPYTKSLLSAIPRPDPDYERGRKRTHYDPKEFNPNNEESKFREIASGHWVAFTEKEYREYTR from the coding sequence ATGGAGAATTCTAAAGAAAAACTCGTAGAAATCAAAAACCTTGTGAAATATTTTAATTCTAATAAGGGTGTTGTAAAAGCGGTAGACAATGTCAACTTCGATATTTACAAGGGTGAAACGTTCGGTTTAGTCGGTGAATCTGGTTCCGGGAAATCAACTACTGGTCGAACTATCATTAAATTATATGAGGCAACCGGCGGGCAAGTCCTGTTCAGGGGTAATGATGTTCACGAACGAAAATCAAAGAAAGAGCTTCTTAAGTTAAACAGGAAGATGCAAATGATCTTTCAAGACCCTTATGCTTCTTTAAATCCGCGAATGATCGTTGCAGACATCATTGCAGAAGGAATTGACATCCATAACTTAGCAAAAAATAAGACGGAACGCATGGCGAAAGTTTATGAGCTACTTGAAACCGTCGGGTTAAATCGTGAGCATGCTAATCGTTATCCGCATGAATTTAGCGGTGGACAACGCCAGCGTATTGGGATTGCCCGAGCCCTTGCAGTAGAACCTGAATTCATTATTGCAGATGAACCAATCTCTGCGCTTGACGTTTCGATCCAAGCCCAGGTCGTCAACTTAATGAAAGAACTTCAAAAAGAAAAAGGATTGACCTATCTTTTCATTGCCCACGACCTTTCAATGGTGAAATATATAAGCGATCGAATCGGAGTGATGTACAATGGTAAGATCGTAGAGCTGGCTACCAGTGAGGAACTTTATAAAAACCCGATACATCCGTATACGAAATCCCTGCTTTCAGCTATTCCACGGCCAGACCCGGACTATGAAAGAGGCAGGAAACGGACACATTATGACCCAAAGGAATTCAATCCTAATAATGAAGAAAGCAAATTCCGTGAAATCGCTTCAGGTCACTGGGTAGCTTTTACAGAGAAAGAATATAGAGAGTACACAAGATAA
- a CDS encoding lamin tail domain-containing protein, protein MKKVLGIWMLISLLIITGCSSKEMVKANGTYSATVDYVKDGDTIMLKSPVKGSDEVRFLGIDTPETFVSNGKDPGNQIDPHGNDAKKYLQNLLPSGTRIELVTGEEEKDGFGRLLAYVFLGDSEINRLMLETGHAVSYFIWPFENSKFESYRKAMLAAMNGEIGIWNPMNPLEELPFEYRDRMFNDQPDKYVGNYYTDTYVTPLHFEQIPLEDRVYFFTESDAISAGYTSESSGGAQADLVIQEIYYDTEGTDSTEEYIEIYNAADQTVDLSGYHLEDNYSTFTFSTNTTIAPSQYLIVARDSNGFHNLFGFNPDVSGMTIALGNSGDQLSLQDPSGNEVDFVAYENYAQGWNITALTGEAIYRFDVNTDTDSVNDWNVGIPIPGR, encoded by the coding sequence TTGAAAAAAGTACTGGGAATTTGGATGTTAATCTCGCTTCTAATCATTACGGGTTGCAGCTCAAAAGAAATGGTAAAGGCAAATGGAACCTATTCAGCCACTGTGGATTATGTAAAAGACGGGGACACGATCATGTTGAAAAGTCCAGTTAAAGGATCTGATGAAGTTCGTTTTCTGGGGATCGATACACCAGAAACGTTTGTATCAAATGGAAAAGATCCAGGAAATCAAATCGATCCACATGGGAATGACGCAAAGAAATATTTACAAAATCTTTTACCGAGTGGCACAAGAATCGAATTGGTTACTGGCGAAGAAGAAAAAGATGGCTTTGGAAGATTGCTAGCCTATGTATTTTTAGGGGATTCTGAAATCAATCGATTAATGCTTGAGACTGGACATGCAGTTTCCTATTTTATTTGGCCATTTGAAAATTCGAAGTTCGAGTCCTATCGAAAAGCTATGTTAGCTGCTATGAATGGTGAAATTGGTATTTGGAATCCAATGAACCCACTCGAAGAACTACCTTTTGAATATCGTGATCGTATGTTTAATGATCAACCAGACAAATACGTTGGAAATTATTATACAGATACGTATGTCACCCCTCTTCACTTCGAACAAATCCCGTTGGAAGACAGAGTCTACTTTTTTACTGAATCGGATGCAATTTCTGCAGGATATACATCTGAAAGTTCAGGAGGAGCCCAAGCAGACCTAGTCATTCAGGAAATCTACTATGATACAGAGGGAACTGATAGTACCGAAGAATATATAGAGATATATAATGCAGCCGATCAAACAGTGGACCTTAGCGGATACCATTTAGAGGACAATTACAGTACATTCACTTTTTCAACAAATACGACCATTGCTCCAAGTCAATATTTAATCGTTGCTCGAGATTCAAATGGATTCCATAACTTATTCGGATTTAATCCAGATGTCTCTGGCATGACAATAGCATTAGGCAATTCTGGTGATCAGCTTTCCTTACAAGATCCGTCTGGAAACGAAGTGGATTTCGTTGCTTATGAAAACTATGCTCAAGGATGGAATATAACCGCCCTAACTGGTGAAGCAATTTACCGATTTGATGTAAATACCGACACAGATTCTGTAAATGATTGGAATGTGGGAATTCCGATTCCGGGGAGGTAA
- a CDS encoding arsenic transporter, whose translation MLEHQTLMTIAIFSLTIFIMVWKSGKLNETVPTVIGAVLFLLMGVVPLTNLLDIFNMVSGPAITILSSIVMSIVLESIGFFNWVAYNLVNKAKGSGIRLFIYVNLLCYLMTLFFNNDGSILITTPIIIKTVNMLNLKTKQKIAFLLPGAITATTSSAPIAISNIANLIALEIIGLDLNGYVSLMFLPSMLGILTTVILLFFYFKKDIPRKLPDLRLTLRNFEKNSYSFPHPLSNREVGTNVDWPMFKICMFIIVLTRGAFFLLTPLGIPLEAIAILGALALIAIRWYKKGTGLKDIVFRTPWHILLFAFSMYILVYGLQNIGLTSILVEELTPLIQSDRLYAIFTMGGLLTVLSNVFNNLPAVMIGTLTLTEMGLDHHTLQVTYLANILGSDIGALLTPAGTLATLLWMFILKAHSIQVSWSTYIKAAIVTIPFGLFVSLLSLYFWSNWVFS comes from the coding sequence ATGCTTGAGCATCAAACTTTGATGACAATAGCGATTTTTTCCCTAACCATTTTTATCATGGTATGGAAATCAGGCAAACTTAATGAAACGGTTCCAACTGTCATTGGGGCAGTACTATTTTTACTAATGGGTGTCGTACCGCTAACAAATCTACTAGATATTTTTAATATGGTTAGCGGTCCGGCCATTACGATTCTTTCATCGATTGTAATGTCAATCGTTCTCGAGAGCATCGGTTTTTTTAACTGGGTTGCATATAACCTTGTCAATAAGGCAAAAGGCTCCGGCATAAGGTTGTTCATTTACGTAAATTTACTTTGTTATTTGATGACGCTCTTCTTTAATAATGATGGCAGCATTCTCATTACAACACCGATCATCATTAAGACCGTCAACATGCTAAACTTGAAAACCAAACAAAAAATCGCATTCCTCTTGCCGGGAGCCATTACTGCCACAACCTCAAGTGCTCCGATTGCAATTAGCAACATTGCTAACTTGATCGCGTTGGAAATAATCGGCCTTGATCTTAATGGCTATGTTTCATTAATGTTTTTACCATCGATGCTTGGAATTTTGACCACAGTCATCCTCTTGTTCTTCTACTTTAAGAAGGATATTCCGAGAAAGCTTCCTGATTTACGTTTGACATTGAGGAACTTCGAAAAGAATTCCTACTCATTCCCTCATCCATTATCGAACCGGGAAGTAGGTACGAATGTAGATTGGCCCATGTTTAAAATTTGTATGTTCATTATTGTATTGACGCGGGGAGCATTCTTCCTTTTAACACCACTTGGAATCCCATTAGAGGCAATTGCAATCTTAGGTGCTTTAGCTTTAATTGCAATTCGTTGGTACAAAAAGGGGACAGGGCTAAAGGATATCGTATTTCGAACACCGTGGCACATCCTCCTATTTGCTTTCAGCATGTACATTCTCGTATATGGACTGCAAAATATTGGACTAACCTCAATTCTCGTAGAAGAGCTCACACCGCTCATACAATCGGATCGACTTTACGCCATTTTTACAATGGGTGGATTGTTGACGGTACTGTCTAACGTATTCAATAATTTACCCGCTGTCATGATTGGCACACTAACGTTAACGGAGATGGGATTGGATCACCATACCCTTCAGGTCACCTATCTTGCTAACATTCTTGGTAGTGATATAGGGGCATTATTAACTCCAGCTGGTACACTAGCAACCTTGTTATGGATGTTCATTTTGAAGGCTCATTCCATTCAGGTTAGTTGGAGCACTTATATAAAAGCAGCAATTGTTACGATTCCGTTCGGACTGTTTGTTAGTTTGCTTAGTCTCTATTTTTGGTCGAATTGGGTATTCAGTTAA
- a CDS encoding DUF2642 domain-containing protein, with the protein MSAFVKFIGENVELTTSGNIKLSGILIDTGSNIIVLFDGKDFLYIPLVHVHFINFNCDSDSEILKPDEVPIGNQRETISLRNILNNAKGVFTEIFVTSNQSIHGYVTNVMNDYFVFFSPVHKTLYVPLQHLKWLKPYSQSHRPYSLDNEELPLIPTNTPLSRTFEEQCKRNLGKAAVFDLGKDPNKIGKLIKIDNGQIELVLARNQTIYTNLQHVKTVHFPSL; encoded by the coding sequence TTGAGTGCGTTTGTAAAATTCATTGGAGAAAATGTAGAACTGACGACAAGTGGCAATATCAAGCTTTCAGGAATACTGATCGATACGGGCTCGAATATCATTGTGCTTTTTGACGGCAAGGATTTTCTGTACATTCCGTTAGTCCATGTCCATTTCATCAATTTTAATTGTGATAGTGACAGCGAAATCTTAAAGCCGGATGAAGTACCGATCGGGAATCAGCGAGAAACAATTTCACTTCGGAATATCTTAAACAACGCCAAGGGTGTTTTTACAGAAATCTTTGTGACGAGTAACCAATCGATCCATGGATATGTGACGAATGTCATGAACGATTACTTTGTATTTTTCTCACCTGTTCATAAAACCTTGTATGTTCCTTTACAGCATCTTAAATGGTTGAAGCCCTACAGTCAAAGCCATCGCCCCTATTCGCTGGATAACGAAGAGCTTCCTCTTATTCCGACGAATACCCCTTTATCGAGAACGTTTGAAGAGCAATGTAAACGAAATCTTGGTAAAGCAGCTGTCTTTGATCTAGGGAAGGATCCGAATAAAATCGGGAAGCTTATTAAAATCGATAACGGGCAAATTGAGCTTGTATTAGCGCGAAACCAAACGATTTACACAAACCTGCAGCATGTGAAGACGGTACATTTTCCGTCGTTATGA
- a CDS encoding CotH kinase family protein, whose protein sequence is MDLPHFSILISDKQYRKLNRNIWSEKPVEAELQIEDKTFDVDLLYRGNHVREFSKKSYHCIFPEITAGIKEIHYNAEFMDKSLMRNKLSLDFFSSIGVLSPTAKHVLLSINEENQGVYLQLESVDRNFLKRRKLPSGPIYYAENDDANFSLHSPIDEDIKDSFDSGYSRKEGSSRDDKTLQELIYKINTLKKTEFERAILDYINIDKYLRWLAGVVCTQNFDGFIHNYALYRNSFTGLFEMIPWDYDATWGQDINGEEMEFDYIPIEGYNTLTARLLDVPTFRKQYAKIFEEILTYHFNKQNLYEKINVMHNTLRPHVLRDPYVAKFIDDFDREPGIILKFIDDRHHYLRNHLQDLR, encoded by the coding sequence ATGGACCTTCCTCACTTCTCAATTTTAATCAGTGACAAACAATATCGAAAACTGAACAGGAACATCTGGTCGGAAAAGCCGGTAGAAGCTGAACTACAAATCGAAGACAAAACGTTCGATGTTGATCTGCTTTATCGTGGCAATCATGTCCGTGAATTCTCTAAAAAATCGTACCATTGCATCTTTCCTGAGATAACAGCTGGAATTAAAGAAATCCACTACAATGCAGAGTTTATGGATAAATCACTTATGCGGAACAAGCTATCACTTGATTTTTTTTCAAGTATTGGCGTATTATCACCAACAGCCAAGCACGTACTTCTTTCCATCAATGAAGAGAATCAAGGTGTTTATTTACAACTGGAGTCAGTCGATCGAAACTTTTTAAAAAGAAGAAAACTGCCGAGTGGCCCTATTTATTATGCCGAAAACGATGATGCCAACTTTTCCTTGCATAGTCCAATTGATGAAGACATAAAGGATTCATTCGATTCAGGTTATAGCAGAAAAGAAGGCTCTTCTAGGGACGACAAAACGTTGCAAGAGTTGATTTATAAAATTAACACCCTTAAAAAAACCGAATTTGAAAGGGCAATTTTAGATTACATTAATATTGATAAGTATTTACGTTGGTTGGCCGGTGTTGTCTGCACACAAAACTTCGACGGGTTTATTCACAATTATGCACTTTATCGGAACAGCTTCACAGGCTTGTTCGAAATGATTCCTTGGGATTATGACGCAACCTGGGGCCAGGATATCAACGGGGAGGAAATGGAGTTCGATTACATTCCGATTGAAGGCTACAATACATTAACTGCACGTCTATTAGATGTACCAACTTTCCGAAAGCAATACGCCAAAATATTCGAGGAAATTCTAACCTATCATTTTAATAAGCAAAATCTCTATGAAAAAATCAACGTCATGCATAATACGCTTAGGCCTCATGTATTAAGAGATCCATATGTAGCTAAGTTTATTGATGATTTTGACCGAGAACCCGGAATCATCTTGAAATTTATCGATGACCGCCATCATTACTTAAGAAATCACCTGCAGGATTTAAGGTGA